The Manis javanica isolate MJ-LG chromosome 4, MJ_LKY, whole genome shotgun sequence genome contains a region encoding:
- the NADK gene encoding NAD kinase isoform X2, producing the protein MCHVLCSAELQVSGHSQEAQPEKTNPSRHPCPPDQRPHSPTVDMEQDRVSVSQGLGTDSASYHCSACHGDEDWGPSHPFRGRAKSRSLSASPATASTKEFRRTRSLHGPCPVTTFGPKACVLQNPQTVMHIQDPASQRLTWNKPPKSVLVIKKIRDSSLLKPFKELCVYLSEENNMIVYVEKKVLEDPAIVHDDSFGPVKKKFCTFREDYDDISNQIDFIICLGGDGTLLYASSLFQGSVPPVMAFHLGSLGFLTPFNFENFQSQVTQVIEGNAAIALRSRLKVRVVKELRGKAVVPNGVSGNGVLAADVGPEVGKQVVQYQVLNEVVIDRGPSSYLSNVDVYLDGHLITTVQGVIVSTPTGSTAYAAAAGASMVHPNVPAVMITPICPHSLSFRPIVVPAGVELKIMLSPEARNTVWVSFDGRKRQEIRHGDSISITTSCYPLPSICVRDPVSDWFESLAQCLHWNVRKRQAHFPEDEEDEEGAAPAEG; encoded by the exons ATGTGTCATGTCCTGTGCTCCGCAGAGCTCCAGGTCTCTGGACACAGCCAGGAGGCCCAGCCAGAGAAGACTAACCCCAGCAG GCATCCGTGTCCTCCTGACCAACGTCCTCACTCACCGACAGTGGACATGGAACAAGACAGAGTCAGTGTGAGTCAGGGGTTGGGCACAGACTCGGCCTCGTACCACTGCTCCGCGTGTCATGGCGATGAGGACTGGGGGCCCAGCCACCCCTTCCGGGGGCGGGCCAAGTCCCGCAGCCTGTCTGCCTCCCCTGCCACGGCGAGCACCAAGGAGTTCAG GAGGACCCGCTCTCTGCACGGGCCGTGCCCGGTGACCACTTTTGGACCAAAGGCCTGCGTGCTGCAGAACCCCCAGACTGTCAT GCACATCCAGGACCCTGCCAGCCAGCGGTTGACGTGGAACAAGCCCCCGAAGAGTGTCCTTGTCATCAAGAAGATCCGGGACAGCAGCCTGCTGAAGCCCTTCAAGGAGCTCTGTGTGTACCTGTCGGAG GAGAACAATATGATCGTGTATGTGGAAAAGAAAGTTCTGGAAGACCCCGCCATCGTGCATGATGACAGCTTCGGGCCCGTGAAGAAGAAGTTCTGCACCTTCAGAGAAG ATTATGACGACATCTCCAATCAGATCGATTTCATCATCTGTCTGGGAGGAGACGGGACCCTGCTCTACGCCTCCTCACTCTTCCAG GGCAGCGTGCCTCCGGTCATGGCGTTCCACCTGGGCTCCCTGGGCTTCCTGACCCCCTTCAACTTTGAGAACTTTCAGTCCCAGGTCACTCAGGTGATAGAGG GGAACGCCGCTATTGCTCTCCGGAGCCGGCTGAAGGTCAGGGTTGTGAAGGAGCTCAGAGGGAAGGCGGTCGTCCCTAACGGGGTCAGCGGGAATGGGGTGCTGGCTGCCGACGTGGGCCCGGAGGTCGGGAAGCAGGTCGTGCAGTACCAG GTCCTGAATGAGGTGGTGATCGACAGAGGCCCCTCCTCATACCTGTCCAACGTGGACGTCTACCTGGACGGGCACCTCATCACCACAGTGCAGG GGGTCATCGTCTCCACCCCAACGGGCAGCACGGCCTATGCGGCCGCAGCCGGAGCCTCCATGGTCCACCCCAACGTGCCAGCCGTCATGATCACACCCATCTGTCCCCACTCACTGTCATTCCGGCCCATCGTGGTCCCTGCAGGGGTCGAGCTGAAG ATCATGCTGTCACCAGAAGCAAGGAACACTGTGTGGGTGTCCTTTGACGGACGGAAGAGACAAGAGATCCGCCATGGAGACAG CATCAGCATCACTACCTCTTGCTATCCGCTCCCCTCCATCTGCGTCCGGGACCCTGTGAGCGACTGGTtcgagagcttggcccagtgtcTACACTGGAATGTGCGCAAGAGGCAGGCCCACTTCCCGGAGgacgaggaggacgaggagggGGCGGCGCCCGCCGAGGGCTAG
- the NADK gene encoding NAD kinase isoform X1, with amino-acid sequence MCHVLCSAELQVSGHSQEAQPEKTNPSRHPCPPDQRPHSPTVDMEQDRVSVSQGLGTDSASYHCSACHGDEDWGPSHPFRGRAKSRSLSASPATASTKEFRRTRSLHGPCPVTTFGPKACVLQNPQTVMHIQDPASQRLTWNKPPKSVLVIKKIRDSSLLKPFKELCVYLSEENNMIVYVEKKVLEDPAIVHDDSFGPVKKKFCTFREDYDDISNQIDFIICLGGDGTLLYASSLFQGSVPPVMAFHLGSLGFLTPFNFENFQSQVTQVIEGNAAIALRSRLKVRVVKELRGKAVVPNGVSGNGVLAADVGPEVGKQVVQYQVLNEVVIDRGPSSYLSNVDVYLDGHLITTVQGDGVIVSTPTGSTAYAAAAGASMVHPNVPAVMITPICPHSLSFRPIVVPAGVELKIMLSPEARNTVWVSFDGRKRQEIRHGDSISITTSCYPLPSICVRDPVSDWFESLAQCLHWNVRKRQAHFPEDEEDEEGAAPAEG; translated from the exons ATGTGTCATGTCCTGTGCTCCGCAGAGCTCCAGGTCTCTGGACACAGCCAGGAGGCCCAGCCAGAGAAGACTAACCCCAGCAG GCATCCGTGTCCTCCTGACCAACGTCCTCACTCACCGACAGTGGACATGGAACAAGACAGAGTCAGTGTGAGTCAGGGGTTGGGCACAGACTCGGCCTCGTACCACTGCTCCGCGTGTCATGGCGATGAGGACTGGGGGCCCAGCCACCCCTTCCGGGGGCGGGCCAAGTCCCGCAGCCTGTCTGCCTCCCCTGCCACGGCGAGCACCAAGGAGTTCAG GAGGACCCGCTCTCTGCACGGGCCGTGCCCGGTGACCACTTTTGGACCAAAGGCCTGCGTGCTGCAGAACCCCCAGACTGTCAT GCACATCCAGGACCCTGCCAGCCAGCGGTTGACGTGGAACAAGCCCCCGAAGAGTGTCCTTGTCATCAAGAAGATCCGGGACAGCAGCCTGCTGAAGCCCTTCAAGGAGCTCTGTGTGTACCTGTCGGAG GAGAACAATATGATCGTGTATGTGGAAAAGAAAGTTCTGGAAGACCCCGCCATCGTGCATGATGACAGCTTCGGGCCCGTGAAGAAGAAGTTCTGCACCTTCAGAGAAG ATTATGACGACATCTCCAATCAGATCGATTTCATCATCTGTCTGGGAGGAGACGGGACCCTGCTCTACGCCTCCTCACTCTTCCAG GGCAGCGTGCCTCCGGTCATGGCGTTCCACCTGGGCTCCCTGGGCTTCCTGACCCCCTTCAACTTTGAGAACTTTCAGTCCCAGGTCACTCAGGTGATAGAGG GGAACGCCGCTATTGCTCTCCGGAGCCGGCTGAAGGTCAGGGTTGTGAAGGAGCTCAGAGGGAAGGCGGTCGTCCCTAACGGGGTCAGCGGGAATGGGGTGCTGGCTGCCGACGTGGGCCCGGAGGTCGGGAAGCAGGTCGTGCAGTACCAG GTCCTGAATGAGGTGGTGATCGACAGAGGCCCCTCCTCATACCTGTCCAACGTGGACGTCTACCTGGACGGGCACCTCATCACCACAGTGCAGGGTGACG GGGTCATCGTCTCCACCCCAACGGGCAGCACGGCCTATGCGGCCGCAGCCGGAGCCTCCATGGTCCACCCCAACGTGCCAGCCGTCATGATCACACCCATCTGTCCCCACTCACTGTCATTCCGGCCCATCGTGGTCCCTGCAGGGGTCGAGCTGAAG ATCATGCTGTCACCAGAAGCAAGGAACACTGTGTGGGTGTCCTTTGACGGACGGAAGAGACAAGAGATCCGCCATGGAGACAG CATCAGCATCACTACCTCTTGCTATCCGCTCCCCTCCATCTGCGTCCGGGACCCTGTGAGCGACTGGTtcgagagcttggcccagtgtcTACACTGGAATGTGCGCAAGAGGCAGGCCCACTTCCCGGAGgacgaggaggacgaggagggGGCGGCGCCCGCCGAGGGCTAG
- the NADK gene encoding NAD kinase isoform X3, producing MEQDRVSVSQGLGTDSASYHCSACHGDEDWGPSHPFRGRAKSRSLSASPATASTKEFRRTRSLHGPCPVTTFGPKACVLQNPQTVMHIQDPASQRLTWNKPPKSVLVIKKIRDSSLLKPFKELCVYLSEENNMIVYVEKKVLEDPAIVHDDSFGPVKKKFCTFREDYDDISNQIDFIICLGGDGTLLYASSLFQGSVPPVMAFHLGSLGFLTPFNFENFQSQVTQVIEGNAAIALRSRLKVRVVKELRGKAVVPNGVSGNGVLAADVGPEVGKQVVQYQVLNEVVIDRGPSSYLSNVDVYLDGHLITTVQGDGVIVSTPTGSTAYAAAAGASMVHPNVPAVMITPICPHSLSFRPIVVPAGVELKIMLSPEARNTVWVSFDGRKRQEIRHGDSISITTSCYPLPSICVRDPVSDWFESLAQCLHWNVRKRQAHFPEDEEDEEGAAPAEG from the exons ATGGAACAAGACAGAGTCAGTGTGAGTCAGGGGTTGGGCACAGACTCGGCCTCGTACCACTGCTCCGCGTGTCATGGCGATGAGGACTGGGGGCCCAGCCACCCCTTCCGGGGGCGGGCCAAGTCCCGCAGCCTGTCTGCCTCCCCTGCCACGGCGAGCACCAAGGAGTTCAG GAGGACCCGCTCTCTGCACGGGCCGTGCCCGGTGACCACTTTTGGACCAAAGGCCTGCGTGCTGCAGAACCCCCAGACTGTCAT GCACATCCAGGACCCTGCCAGCCAGCGGTTGACGTGGAACAAGCCCCCGAAGAGTGTCCTTGTCATCAAGAAGATCCGGGACAGCAGCCTGCTGAAGCCCTTCAAGGAGCTCTGTGTGTACCTGTCGGAG GAGAACAATATGATCGTGTATGTGGAAAAGAAAGTTCTGGAAGACCCCGCCATCGTGCATGATGACAGCTTCGGGCCCGTGAAGAAGAAGTTCTGCACCTTCAGAGAAG ATTATGACGACATCTCCAATCAGATCGATTTCATCATCTGTCTGGGAGGAGACGGGACCCTGCTCTACGCCTCCTCACTCTTCCAG GGCAGCGTGCCTCCGGTCATGGCGTTCCACCTGGGCTCCCTGGGCTTCCTGACCCCCTTCAACTTTGAGAACTTTCAGTCCCAGGTCACTCAGGTGATAGAGG GGAACGCCGCTATTGCTCTCCGGAGCCGGCTGAAGGTCAGGGTTGTGAAGGAGCTCAGAGGGAAGGCGGTCGTCCCTAACGGGGTCAGCGGGAATGGGGTGCTGGCTGCCGACGTGGGCCCGGAGGTCGGGAAGCAGGTCGTGCAGTACCAG GTCCTGAATGAGGTGGTGATCGACAGAGGCCCCTCCTCATACCTGTCCAACGTGGACGTCTACCTGGACGGGCACCTCATCACCACAGTGCAGGGTGACG GGGTCATCGTCTCCACCCCAACGGGCAGCACGGCCTATGCGGCCGCAGCCGGAGCCTCCATGGTCCACCCCAACGTGCCAGCCGTCATGATCACACCCATCTGTCCCCACTCACTGTCATTCCGGCCCATCGTGGTCCCTGCAGGGGTCGAGCTGAAG ATCATGCTGTCACCAGAAGCAAGGAACACTGTGTGGGTGTCCTTTGACGGACGGAAGAGACAAGAGATCCGCCATGGAGACAG CATCAGCATCACTACCTCTTGCTATCCGCTCCCCTCCATCTGCGTCCGGGACCCTGTGAGCGACTGGTtcgagagcttggcccagtgtcTACACTGGAATGTGCGCAAGAGGCAGGCCCACTTCCCGGAGgacgaggaggacgaggagggGGCGGCGCCCGCCGAGGGCTAG
- the GNB1 gene encoding guanine nucleotide-binding protein G(I)/G(S)/G(T) subunit beta-1: MSELDQLRQEAEQLKNQIRDARKACADATLSQITNNIDPVGRIQMRTRRTLRGHLAKIYAMHWGTDSRLLVSASQDGKLIIWDSYTTNKVHAIPLRSSWVMTCAYAPSGNYVACGGLDNICSIYNLKTREGNVRVSRELAGHTGYLSCCRFLDDNQIVTSSGDTTCALWDIETGQQTTTFTGHTGDVMSLSLAPDTRLFVSGACDASAKLWDVREGMCRQTFTGHESDINAICFFPNGNAFATGSDDATCRLFDLRADQELMTYSHDNIICGITSVSFSKSGRLLLAGYDDFNCNVWDALKADRAGVLAGHDNRVSCLGVTDDGMAVATGSWDSFLKIWN, translated from the exons atcacAAACAACATCGACCCAGTGGGAAGAATCCAGATGCGCACCAGGAGAACGCTGAGGGGGCACTTGGCCAAAATTTATGCCATGCATTGGGGCACGGATTCCAG GCTTCTAGTTAGCGCCTCACAGGACGGTAAACTTATCATCTGGGACAGCTACACCACAAACAAG GTCCATGCCATCCCTCTGCGTTCCTCGTGGGTCATGACCTGTGCATATGCCCCTTCTGGCAACTATGTGGCCTGTGGTGGCCTGGATAACATTTGCTCCATTTACAATCTGAAAACTCGCGAAGGGAATGTGCGTGTGAGTCGTGAACTGGCTGGACACACAG GGTACCTGTCCTGCTGTCGTTTCCTGGATGACAATCAGATCGTTACCAGCTCTGGGGACACCACCTG TGCCCTGTGGGACATCGAGACCGGCCAGCAGACCACCACATTCACCGGCCACACCGGGGATGTCATGAGCCTCTCTCTCGCCCCCGACACCAGGCTGTTTGTCTCTGGTGCTTGTGATGCTTCAGCCAAGCTCTGGGACGTGCGAGAAGGGATGTGCCGGCAGACGTTCACCGGCCACGAGTCTGACATCAATGCCATCTGT TTCTTCCCCAACGGCAATGCATTTGCCACTGGCTCTGACGACGCCACCTGCAGGCTGTTCGACCTGCGTGCGGATCAGGAGCTCATGACGTACTCCCATGACAATATCATCTGCGGGATCACCTCCGTCTCCTTCTCCAAGAGTGGCCGCCTCCTCCTCGCCGGGTATGACGACTTCAATTGCAACGTGTGGGACGCACTCAAAGCCGACAGGGCAG GCGTCCTGGCCGGGCATGACAATCGCGTCAGCTGCCTGGGCGTGACCGACGATGGGATGGCTGTGGCTACGGGATCCTGGGACAGTTTCCTCAAGATCTGGAACTAA